The Mangrovivirga cuniculi genomic sequence GGGATCTGATATAGCAATCGCAGCCATGGCCGGCCTGTTATCCCTGTATCTTCCCGATAACTCCTCGGCAAAATGCATGGCATCGCAATGAGATCCGCCATTGCCACAACTGATTATCTTTCCTCCATTTTTAAGGCTTTCAGACATCAGGTCAGCTGCTTCTGCGATTTTATTAAGTAAGTCTTCGTCAGATAATACTTTTTGTAAAGTGTGTAAAGCTTCTTCCAGCTCTTTTTTAATATCTTCGACCACCTGGAAATTATTGATTTTTTGTTTCAGAATCAGAACTTCCCTGGCTTTTTACCTGCTTGGATTCTTCAGCCAGGTCAAACATCTTGGCTTTTAATTCTGTTTTTTCTTTATCGAGTTTGGAGATCTTTTTGTGTTGATCCTGCCAGAATTTTAAGAATAAAACAATATTCACAAGGAATAAAACCAGTCCTAGATATGCTCCCGGTTTGAACAGGTAATCATATTTTAGAAGGTTTAAAAAACTATCACCTGTAGCTACTGTTGCAGCTATAATTACCGCTATATGAAATAGCAGGTAAACAATAAAAAATCCGATAGTAAATTTCTTCATCATTATTCAATGCTTCAGTTCAAGGGTCAATATACTATCATATCATTTAAGTTACCACCGATACACTAAGATTTTACGAGTTTTAGCTACTCATGAAGACTCTGCATCTCTATCAGTTTGGCATATAACCCCTTTTGTTCTAATAAGGATTCGTGATTACCCCTTTCAATTATTCGACCTCTTTCAATAACAAGAATCTCATCAGCGTGCTTGATCGTACTCAGGCGGTGAGCAATAACAAGGGATGTTCTGTTTTTCATCAGGTTTGTAAGCGCTTCCTGCACTAGTTTTTCACTTTCAGCATCAAGTGCTGATGTTGCCTCATCAAGAATTAAGACTGGAGGGTTCTTGAGAATGGCTCTTGCGATACTCAACCTTTGTCTTTGTCCGCCGGATAGCTTAGTTCCTCTCTCACCAATATTCGACTGATATCCATCATCTAATTTTTCTATGAACTCGTGGGCATTTGCAATTTTTGCTGCAGCGATAACATCCTCTTCCTTTACATTATTCATTCCGAAGGCGATGTTGTTAAACACCGTGTCATTAAACAGGATAGATTCCTGCGTCACGATACCCATTTGAGCCCTGAGGCTTTCGATCTCGATATCTTTAAGGTTGACACCATCTATTTCGAGTTTACCTTCTGTAGGGTCATAGAAGCGCGGTAAAAGATCGGCAAGCGTTGATTTACCACCCCCGATGGACCGACAAGTGCTACTGTTTTACCTTTTTTAAGTGTAAAAGATATATTGTCAATTACTTTTTCAGTATCGTATGCGAAAGATACATTATTATAGATGATCTGATCTGAAAAAGAATCTATCTCAATTGCATCAGGCTTATTTTTTACCTCATTTTCGGTGTCCATTAACTCAAAAATTCTATCCGCGGAAACCAGTCCTCTCTGAAGACCTGAGATCGCATTATTTAAGGACTTGGCCGGATTTAATATCTGACTGAAAACAGCAAGGAAACCAAAGAAATCAGATGCTTCCAGACCACTGTCGCCGTCGAGTATCAAGGTTCCTCCGATCATAATGATGATTGCAACAACGGTAACTCCCATGAATTCAGAAGACGGACCTGCCAGGTTATATCTTTTGCTAAACTTCCAGTTATAAAGGGCGTAATTATTTACTTCTGATTTGAATTTAGAGTTTATATATCCTTTGGCATTAAACGCTTTGATTACTCTCATTCCGGAGAGAGATTCATCTAAAATGTTCGCCATTCTACCCAGAGTAGTTTGAGTGCCGATTGCCTGCTTTTTTAACTGTTTTGAAATCGTACTGATAATGATACCGGATACAGGTAAAAGAATCAGACTGTATAAAGTCAGTTTAAAACTTATGCCAAACAAAGTACCGAAATAAACTAAGATGATTATCGGCTCTTTAAAGAAAACTCTTACTGAATTGACAATACTATTTTCAACCTCCTGAACATCCGAAGTGATCCTGGACATGATATCACCTTTGTGTTCACTAGTGAAAAACCTACGTGAAGGCCAGTTACAGAATTAAATATTGATGTTCTAAAGTTTTGATAACATTGACTTTAGCTTTTTCTACTGTAAGCTGAGAAATGTACCTGAACAGGTTTGAAAGAAATACCGAACCGATTAAAAGCGTGCAAATGTATTGTAGCGCCCTGAACTTACCGACATTTTCTATGTAGTTGGTCAGGTTGTAGTAAAACAATCCCTTAAAATATTCGACAACACCAACTTCACCCCATTCGGGTTTTTGCCTGAGCATTTCTAATTTATCCTGATCTATCTGGTCAAATAATACCTCCATTATGGGTATTAAAGATAACAGGTTAAACAAAGAAAATATGGTAAACAACAAGGTGCTTATTATGTAAATAGGAGTAAGCCACCCTATTGGTCTGGCATATTGAAAAAGCCTTTTTAATGTCTTCATTCAGTAATTTTGTCAATTCAGGGCTGCAAGTTACATTTTTTAAGCCGCTAAAACAGATTATTCTGTCTTGCAATGTTCCATCTTACAGCAATAGATAACCAGTTTTCGTTTAATTCACCTAAAATCTCATTTTCCTGGTTACGGATAGTATACCCTAAATCCACAAAAAGGTTGTTTTTGGGCATGTAAGTAAGTAGCGCTTCTCCGATAAACAAGGAGTTATTTACACCCTGACCGGTTTCATTATCGTAATTTTGTTCCCTGGTTATATTTGGTTTCAGGATATCACCTCCCCAGTTTCCACCATCTTCATCAGAGCCGAAATCCGAAATAATCCCTGTAAGTGTCAAGTCAAGTCTTGGAATGATTTTGTACCTGGCTATACCAATTAATTCTGTGAAATTCGCTCCTCTGGGATGAGCAAGGGGCTGGCCATAATGGCTGAAGCTTCCGTAACTATCCCTGTGTGAGTACATATATGGTCTTGCGGTATTAAATTCTCCTTGCAGATCGAGGTAAGGTATGCCGAAAGCATCGATATATTTCATACCGACCTGAACGGCATTTTTATTGGCCCACCAGCCATTATTATCTGTGTATTCGCTTAAAACAAATTCATCTAGAGATAATTGCCCATAAAATGAAAAGTGGTTCAGGAAATTCCATTTCCAGTCTAATCCGAGTAGGACATTATCCTGGCTTCCTTCGTTTTGCTCTATAGCACGGTAAAATATTATCGGATTTAAATAGCCTAATTCTATATTGGCACTAGCTGAATCTTCATAGATAACGACTGATTCAAAAAGGCCGATATTTAAAGATTTACCGATGTCGATGCCGAGTCGATGCTGAGCCAGATATTTTTTTGGATACCTTCCACTTCCGGTTAATCCACTTTGATTTCCTTCAATATCTGCGGTGAGTTCTGCGAAGATATTTGTGTAGTTAACCTTCCCAACTTCGGTTTCCAGTTTTAGAAACAGCATTGGAGCTGAAAAGTCTGATAATATCATACTGCGATAACCATTCCCAATGAAAAGCCTGTCGTGTCCAAATTGCAGATTGATCATATCTTTAACAAGATCAAAACTTATATAACCCCGGGCTTCAAAAAAATCAACACCGGTATCTTTGAATTCTTTCCAGAAACCCTGGTTGGGAACAACGATATTTTCATTAATGTATCGATGGATATATGATGGATACCTCGCCTGGTTTTCAGTCAGTGAGGTGAAAAAAGCTACTTTATCACCGATACGGCCTCTTACTTTTACTCCTCTTGTATTTATAAATAATGAACCATCAGTTTCTGTATTTTGATTCATATATGCCAGATGCAGGATAGGATTTACGTGCAGATCGTAATTTTTGCCTTTATCATGCCAAAAGTCTCCCGGAGTTTTGTAAAGAAAGTTAAACAGAGGTTTATCGGACTCTGGGGCTTCATCTGAAATATATTCCCAGTTGTTATAAAGCAACAGACTTGCTGTGACATCACTTTTTTCTGTTGAGTCAGCGACCATATCATAGTAGGCTGTATCGATTTTATCCCTTCGATAGGTTTTCATTGTCGAGTGGAAGCCCGGATATTGTTTTCCGGTTCTGATCTCAAACCGGTCTATCAGGTGGTGCTGATAGTTTCTCCGGTCAAGTCTTATGCTCTGAGCCTTAATTGATATTGATAAAAAGAGAAAAGTCAGTGAAAAGAAAAATACCTGCCTCATATTTGTTATTTTTGCGTGTGTAACGGTAATAATAGCACAATTAAAATTTAATAATACTAAATCTTTGTTTTATTTGGTAAACAAAGTTGATCTAGTTATCTTTGTGCCTCATTTTGAAAAACGAAAGTAATTTAAAGCTTATATAATAATGAAAAAAGATATTCATCCGGACTATAGAGAAGTAGTATTTCAGGACACATCGAGTGATTATTCATTCATGACGAAATCTACTATCAAGACCAACGATACGATTAAGTGGGAAGACGGTAACGAATATCCGTTGGTAAAGGTCGAAGTTTCATCCGCTTCACATCCTTTCTACACTGGTAAGAAATTGTTCGTGGATACTGCAGGACGTGTTGAGAAATTCAACAAGCGTTACAAAAAGAAATAATCTTTTTGATAAAGAAATTAAAGCCTTCGTTAGAAATAGCGAAGGCTTTTTTTATTTAAGCCCTTATGTATTGTCTTGATGTTATTATATTAAAGAAAAAAACTCTAATGAATGACTGGGCAACACAGGAATATCAAATTTATTCTAATGCAATAAGGAAAATACACGAGGCATTCACAAAATATGTTGATAATCCGGATAAGCAGGTTGAAGAACTTTTGTCAGTTGGCATTCATCTGTTTGGGATGGAAAATGCTTCGTATGTAGAGGTGATTGATGATTCTATTTATATAAGAAACATAGCTTCCATAAAAGAGGCGAATGGCAAGGCTCCTCAGAAAGTTTTGCCTTATAAAGATTCAATGGCTGAAGATTCGATGAAATCGGATGAAATTACTATCTATTCTGATTTGACTTTGGATGAAGTTCCTGACAAATATAAAATTTTCCTTGAAAACGATATCCGCTGTTTCATTCATAAACCGGTAAAAGTTTTTGGTCAGAGAAGAGGGCTAATTAGCTGGTCAGGATCACATGCTTTGAAATCTGTTTTACTCGATGATCACCTTAAGGATGTTATACTGTTAATTTCCAATGCAGTAGGAAAGGTCATTGAATTAAAAATTTCATTTGAAAGCAGGCAGCAATACCGTAAAGAACTTCAAAAGCAGATGGAGCAATACCTGGCTTCTGAGGAACTCAATCAAATGGGAGTTTGGTATAGAGATCTCAAAACAAATGTCGTTACTTCTTCCAGTGGAGCATTAAAAGCAGCAGGGATTTATAAGAAAAGTAACAAGTCTATGGATTTTGATGATGCATTAAAATTAATTCATCCTGAGGATCTGCCTGAGTTAGTTAAAAAAAGAAAAGAATCATTTAAAACCGGAAAGGCCTATAGCAGTGAATTCAGATTAATTAATAATGATGAAATTGTCTGGTTATTAATGAAAGGCGAACCTGTTTTTGATGATTCAGGAGAGGTTGTGGCGATTCGAGGAACTATTCAAAATATCGACGAAGAAAAAGCTTTAAAACAGGAGAGGGACAGATATAAATCATTATTAGAAGAATTTGTAAGAAGTAATCCTGTTCCTGTAGCCATGTTTGACACCGAGATGAACTATATCATGGTTAGCAAAAGATGGCTGGAGGATTATGATGTGGATGAGTCCATAATTGGTAAAAATCATTATGAAGTTGTGCCAGGGATTAAAGAGGGTTGGAAAAAAAGGCATCTGGAAGCATTAAAAGGGAAAAAGATGAGTAAGGATAATGATTTTTTTCAATGGCCGGATGGAAGCATCTCTTATATATCGTGGGCAGTCGGACCCTGGTATTATCCCGATAATGAAATCGGAGGTATTATTCTTTATGCTGAGGATGTAACAGAGCTTAAAAAAAATGAGTTAAAAATTGCTGAAATGGCTACTCAGCTATCCGATTATTCAAAGCAACTGGAAAAAAGTAATACTGATCTGGAAAATTTTGCTTCGCTGATAGGTCACGATCTTCAGGAACCGCTCAGGAAAATAAAGGCTTTTGGAGACATGCTTAAAAGAAATAATGAGGAGACTCTGGATGATCAAAGTAAGGATTTATTAGACAGAATGGTCAGCGCTTCTGAGCGTATGCAAAATCTGGTGAATAAACTTTTGGAGGATAGCCGGAGGTCTTCTGGGGAGAAAAGAAAAATGGTTGATCTTTCTTTTGTTATAAGCAATGTGTTGGATGATCTCGAATTAGCAATTAATGAATCAGAAGCAGAAATTAATGTAAATCTTTCAGTGAAGGTATATGCCTCATACCAGGAGTTATATCGACTTTTCCAGAATATTATTTCAAACTCATTAAAGTATCGTGAAAATAGCAGAAGGCTTATTATTGATATGATGCAGGAGGTTGTAGATGATAAACTAAAAATAAAAATTTCAGATAACGGAATTGGGATTAATGTAAGTAATAATAATGCTCTTTTTGAATTTTTTACAAGGGGTAAAAAAGACTCTGAGGTCCAGGGTTACGGAATCGGATTAGCGGCATGTGGTAAAATTATGGATAATCTTGGTGGGGAAATTAGAATTTTGCCTCATCAAAGTGAAGGGACGGCTGTTGAATTGGAGTTTAATGAATTTAAGATAAAAAAGTAGGGGTTGTTATTTTTACAATATTAATAGAAACCTTACATCAGCCTTAAATATTATATTTCCTTGGTATTTGGTACTTTATAAATCATAATATCTGATTAATTTGAGGTGGAAATCAATTAGCGTACATGTCAACTAAAATTCTTCTTATTGATGATGATTATGAAGATTTTTTAATCATTCAGGATCTTCTTCAATCATCAAAACTTAAGGACTTTGAATTATCCTGGAATGACAATTCGGAGGATGCACTCCATTCATTCTGCGATAACAGCTATGATATTTATATTCTTGATTACAGGATTGGGGATCAAAACGGGCTAACTGTTCTGAAGGATGCGATCGATTGTGGGTGTACAAACCCAATCATTTTGTTAACAGGATACTCAAATGAAACCCTGGAAAAAGATGCGATCAATGCCGGTGCTGCTGACTATTTATTAAAAAATGATATTACCGGTGATCAGTTATATCGCTCCATATGGTATTCTATTGAGCGTACGAAACTAGAGAAGCAGGTCTACCTGGTGAGAGAAAGAGCCAAAAGTCCTAATGGGATTCTGATTCTGAATAAAAATAACCAGGTTGTATATGCTAATGAAGCTGCCACAATTTTTCTCAATGCCAATATGAATGAATTGAGTAATATGCATCTTCACTTTGATTTTAAACCTAATCAGAATCACGAGGTGGAAATCACCACCAGAAATGGAGGCCTTGGAGTTGGAGAGATAAGAACGATGGATATTGATTATGAAGGTCAGAAAGCTTCATTAATAACCATCATTGATATAACTGGTCACAAGCAATTACAAAACAATTTGCTCACAGTAAACTCAAGGCTTGAAAAACAAAATAATTATCTTCGGCAATTTGCTTATATAGCTTCTCACGATCTTAAAAGTCCAGTTAATAATATTCTTTCATTATTAGATCTATTAAATAT encodes the following:
- a CDS encoding type B 50S ribosomal protein L31, translated to MKKDIHPDYREVVFQDTSSDYSFMTKSTIKTNDTIKWEDGNEYPLVKVEVSSASHPFYTGKKLFVDTAGRVEKFNKRYKKK
- a CDS encoding ABC transporter ATP-binding protein; the encoded protein is MSRITSDVQEVENSIVNSVRVFFKEPIIILVYFGTLFGISFKLTLYSLILLPVSGIIISTISKQLKKQAIGTQTTLGRMANILDESLSGMRVIKAFNAKGYINSKFKSEVNNYALYNWKFSKRYNLAGPSSEFMGVTVVAIIIMIGGTLILDGDSGLEASDFFGFLAVFSQILNPAKSLNNAISGLQRGLVSADRIFELMDTENEVKNKPDAIEIDSFSDQIIYNNVSFAYDTEKVIDNISFTLKKGKTVALVGPSGVVNQRLPIFYRASMTLQKVNSK
- a CDS encoding ATP-binding response regulator, whose protein sequence is MSTKILLIDDDYEDFLIIQDLLQSSKLKDFELSWNDNSEDALHSFCDNSYDIYILDYRIGDQNGLTVLKDAIDCGCTNPIILLTGYSNETLEKDAINAGAADYLLKNDITGDQLYRSIWYSIERTKLEKQVYLVRERAKSPNGILILNKNNQVVYANEAATIFLNANMNELSNMHLHFDFKPNQNHEVEITTRNGGLGVGEIRTMDIDYEGQKASLITIIDITGHKQLQNNLLTVNSRLEKQNNYLRQFAYIASHDLKSPVNNILSLLDLLNIESKLDDSELELFNALKKASNKLERSIQEMIMLLKDHKEDSEIDENKVDIYEVYEDIKESIYEQIEQSGAQISVDFAEFNQVGYNRVHLRSILLNLITNAIKYRNPDKNLKIDICTGIKEGRKYLQVKDNGRGIDLDKHGAALFGLFTRFNRDIEGSGIGLYSVKSIAESYGGSIAVKSTPGEGATFRIFLHDKIKSPMKVLET
- a CDS encoding ABC transporter ATP-binding protein gives rise to the protein MGGGKSTLADLLPRFYDPTEGKLEIDGVNLKDIEIESLRAQMGIVTQESILFNDTVFNNIAFGMNNVKEEDVIAAAKIANAHEFIEKLDDGYQSNIGERGTKLSGGQRQRLSIARAILKNPPVLILDEATSALDAESEKLVQEALTNLMKNRTSLVIAHRLSTIKHADEILVIERGRIIERGNHESLLEQKGLYAKLIEMQSLHE
- a CDS encoding PAS domain-containing sensor histidine kinase; this encodes MNDWATQEYQIYSNAIRKIHEAFTKYVDNPDKQVEELLSVGIHLFGMENASYVEVIDDSIYIRNIASIKEANGKAPQKVLPYKDSMAEDSMKSDEITIYSDLTLDEVPDKYKIFLENDIRCFIHKPVKVFGQRRGLISWSGSHALKSVLLDDHLKDVILLISNAVGKVIELKISFESRQQYRKELQKQMEQYLASEELNQMGVWYRDLKTNVVTSSSGALKAAGIYKKSNKSMDFDDALKLIHPEDLPELVKKRKESFKTGKAYSSEFRLINNDEIVWLLMKGEPVFDDSGEVVAIRGTIQNIDEEKALKQERDRYKSLLEEFVRSNPVPVAMFDTEMNYIMVSKRWLEDYDVDESIIGKNHYEVVPGIKEGWKKRHLEALKGKKMSKDNDFFQWPDGSISYISWAVGPWYYPDNEIGGIILYAEDVTELKKNELKIAEMATQLSDYSKQLEKSNTDLENFASLIGHDLQEPLRKIKAFGDMLKRNNEETLDDQSKDLLDRMVSASERMQNLVNKLLEDSRRSSGEKRKMVDLSFVISNVLDDLELAINESEAEINVNLSVKVYASYQELYRLFQNIISNSLKYRENSRRLIIDMMQEVVDDKLKIKISDNGIGINVSNNNALFEFFTRGKKDSEVQGYGIGLAACGKIMDNLGGEIRILPHQSEGTAVELEFNEFKIKK